Proteins encoded in a region of the Pseudomonas sp. GOM7 genome:
- a CDS encoding L-serine ammonia-lyase, whose amino-acid sequence MAISVFDLFKVGIGPSSSHTVGPMRAAALFTHALENHEHMPKVTRVVAELYGSLGATGKGHGSDKAVLLGLSGHEPDTVNVDQVPEYIDTIRRDKRIVLAGKHAVAFDEKADLKMFRKALPLHANGLRFAAFDAAGIQLHEATYYSVGGGFVVSEAVLADGSKQKIIAPDATSLPLPFRSGADLLKLTREHGIGIAEVMRRNERHWRTDEETDAGLLNIWKVMQACVERGCRTEGILAGGFKVRRRAAILARKLGGFQRSYIEDPLRMLDWVNLWALAVNEENAAGGRVVTAPTNGAAGIVPAVLHYYANAISGANERGIIDFLLTAGAIGILYKENASISGAEVGCQGEVGVACSMAAGALCAVLGGTPEQVENAAEIGMEHHLGLTCDPVGGLVQIPCIERNAIASVKAINAARMALYGDGAHYVSLDKVIKTMRETGADMLTKYKETARGGLAVNIIEC is encoded by the coding sequence CGCGCTGTTCACCCACGCCCTGGAAAACCACGAGCACATGCCCAAGGTGACCCGTGTGGTCGCCGAGCTGTACGGCTCGCTGGGCGCCACCGGCAAGGGCCATGGCAGCGACAAGGCGGTGCTGCTCGGCCTCAGCGGCCATGAGCCGGATACCGTCAACGTCGATCAGGTGCCCGAGTACATCGACACCATCCGCCGTGACAAGCGCATCGTGCTGGCCGGCAAGCATGCCGTCGCCTTCGACGAGAAAGCCGACCTGAAGATGTTCCGCAAGGCGTTGCCGCTGCACGCCAATGGCCTGCGCTTCGCCGCCTTCGATGCCGCCGGCATCCAGTTGCACGAGGCCACCTACTACTCGGTGGGCGGCGGCTTCGTGGTCAGCGAGGCGGTGCTGGCCGATGGCAGCAAACAGAAGATCATCGCCCCGGACGCCACTTCCCTGCCGCTGCCATTTCGCAGTGGCGCCGACCTGCTCAAGCTGACCCGCGAGCACGGTATCGGCATCGCCGAAGTGATGCGTCGCAACGAGCGCCACTGGCGCACGGACGAAGAAACCGATGCCGGCCTGCTGAACATCTGGAAGGTGATGCAGGCCTGCGTGGAGCGTGGCTGCCGCACCGAGGGCATCCTCGCCGGCGGCTTCAAGGTGCGCCGCCGCGCCGCCATCCTGGCGCGCAAGCTGGGTGGCTTCCAGCGCAGCTACATCGAAGACCCGCTGCGCATGCTCGACTGGGTCAACCTCTGGGCCCTGGCGGTGAACGAAGAGAACGCCGCCGGTGGCCGCGTGGTCACTGCACCGACCAACGGCGCCGCCGGTATCGTTCCGGCAGTGCTGCACTACTATGCCAATGCCATCTCCGGCGCCAACGAACGCGGCATCATCGACTTCCTGCTGACTGCTGGCGCCATCGGCATCCTGTACAAGGAAAACGCCTCGATCAGCGGCGCCGAAGTGGGCTGTCAGGGTGAAGTGGGCGTGGCCTGCTCCATGGCCGCCGGCGCGCTGTGCGCGGTACTCGGCGGCACCCCGGAGCAGGTCGAGAACGCTGCCGAGATCGGCATGGAACACCACCTGGGCCTGACCTGCGACCCGGTCGGCGGCCTGGTGCAGATCCCCTGCATCGAGCGCAACGCCATCGCTTCGGTGAAGGCCATCAACGCCGCGCGCATGGCGCTGTACGGCGACGGCGCGCACTACGTGAGCCTGGACAAGGTGATCAAGACCATGCGCGAAACCGGGGCTGACATGCTGACCAAGTACAAGGAAACCGCTCGCGGTGGCCTGGCGGTGAATATCATCGAGTGCTGA